One Periplaneta americana isolate PAMFEO1 chromosome 8, P.americana_PAMFEO1_priV1, whole genome shotgun sequence genomic region harbors:
- the LOC138705019 gene encoding mitochondrial import inner membrane translocase subunit TIM14: MAGSVILAGLGLAAVGFAGRYILRAVPGVSQKMSEAMKSFPKLDSASFANSKYYKGGFEPKMTRREASLILGISPTASKTKVKEAHKRIMALNHPDRGGSPLLAAKINEAKDILESGKS; this comes from the exons ATG GCTGGAAGCGTTATTCTTGCTGGCCTCGGATTAGCAGCGGTTGGATTTGCAGGAAGGTATATCCTACGAGCTGTACCTGGGGTGTCTCAGAAGATGAGTGAAGCCATGAAGTCTTTCCCAAAACTCGATTCTGCT tcatTTGCGAATAGTAAGTACTACAAAGGAGGGTTTGAGCCAAAAATGACAAGACGAGAGGCAAGTTTGATCCTAGGGATTTCACCAACAGCAAGTAAAACAAAAGTGAAG GAAGCACACAAAAGAATCATGGCTCTGAATCACCCAGACAGGGGAGGATCACCATTGTTAGCAGCTAAAATAAATGAAGCCAAAGATATACTAGAAAGTGGGAAATCATAG